The nucleotide sequence CACGGTGAACGACGTGCCGTCGGGCTCATAAGTCAGCTGGTAGGTAGCCTCGGCGCCGTTCGACTTCTCGGTGGTCTCCTTCATGGGATCAGTGTTCCTTGCCGTTCTGACACCGTCCGGCCGCGGCCGTCCCTGCGTTTCGGTTTGGCCGCCTGCTTAGCTTCGGCGGCGGCGCGGCGGTGATTCTGCTCCAGTAGCCGGTCAAGGATCTCGACTCGCGCAGCGGGGCTGACCGTCCAACGCTGCATTTGGCGGTAGGTGTGGAAGCCGTGCTCGAGCGGAATATCCGACCAGCCGTAGGCGTCCATGACCGCCTCGTCGAGTTCGACGTGAATCGCCCGCATCCGGGCCACATCTGGATCGGAGGCATCAGCGAGCTGCTGGTTGTTGACGAGGTTGTAGAGCTTGGTCAGACCGAGGTCGCGGCGAAGCATGATCTCACGACGCTCCGCATCGAGCGTCCGACCGATTTGTTCCAACCACTCTGTTGTTTCAGGGCGTGGGAGAGTCTCGAAAACATCAGTTGGCGAATAGTTCACATCGGTGCGCATCGTCGAACCGTATTTAATGGCCCACATCTGGTGGAGACTCGACGAGAGCACCGCTTGGTCGCCATACGAATCGACCGCAAAGACCGCAAGCTTGTGGGCGAAGACTTGTCCTGTCGGAACGCGCGCAGGCATGACCGTCTTGCTCACCAGCGCAATTACGAGCACCTCGTCGAGGCCAGCGATCGCCTTCCGCATGCCCGATGCGTTCTCCGCGAAAAGCCACCAATTGTCGCGGCGAGCTTGCCGACTATTCCTGTCGCGCTCGGGTTTGACCCGAAGACGCACTCGGTTCAAAGGCTGCACGTACTGCGCCGCCTGTTCGACGGCTAGTCCATAGAAGTCGATCACCCAGCGCGATGCGGAACAGTCCGGCCGAGAGTTGAGATCTTCACCGCCAAGGTAAGGAAACAGAACCTCGGCATTACGAGAGTCCTCGGCAATCCACGCCTGTGCTTCGTCGGGTTCGAGGACGAAGCCCATGCCAAGCACGATGCACCCTTGGAAGGCGACGTCCGCGTTATCGGCGAGCCGGACGGGGTTACCCGCAATCCGCCCGCCGGGCTCCAGCAGGGTACTGATCCTCTTGACGGGCGTGTCGTCGCTGATGCGTGGCACGTCGTCGGCCACCGGCCCGACAGTGCCCCACACCGCGGCGTATTCCAGATTGGCGCTGGCGGCGGGCCAGGACCGGCTCTGGATCGCGCGGGTGATGGTGAATCCGGAGGCGACCATTCGATCGAGCCCAACCTCGCGCGTGTCGCCTTGGGCGATGGTGTTCGTGGCGATGAGCCCCACGGTCCCCTCTGAAGAGAGCAACGACTGCGCGCGCAGGAAGAAGTACGCCACCTGGTCAGCACTTCCCCGAGTCCCTTCAGCGAGTACGTTAACGAACCAGTCGCGAATGTTGGTTCCCAAAGCACCGGTGAGTTTTTGGCCACCGAGGAACGGCGGATTCCCAATGATGGCATCGAAGCCGCCTCGTTCAACGACAACATCCGGTGCCTCGATGACCCAATGATTCGGCCGCCATCGCTCGTAGTCTGTCTGCACCGTTGGCCTCAGGCCGGCGTCAATGATCGAGCCGAGCATTGTCGAGTCCGGTTGATCAGATTCGGGGTGTGCGGTCTTGACGGCGATGCGCAGGTTCTCGTACGCCTCGTCGAGTGCCTTGTCCGGTTTCCCGCCAAGGGACAGTCCAGCGGCGATCACGCCGTCAGCGATCTTTCGCAATTCGGCTGTGACGTCGTGCAGTTGGGCGAGCTGCCGGTGTTTGGCAGCGCTGTTGCGAGCGGGATCGTTTTCGTCGATTTCGGTGGCTAGTTTGCGACGCAGTTCGACGGCTCGATGGATGATGGCGTCGATGTCGACGTCGAAGATGTCGATCATCGCCGTGGCTGGTACACGGCTCGGATCGATGTGCAGTTTGCGGAGTTGGTCGAGGCTGGTCAGGCCGAGCAGTGAGTTGCCGAGGAAAATTTTGTCGTCGACGAATGAGAACGGCAGGTCGCGATCGAGGGAGACTAACCAGAGTGAGAGCTTGCACATTTCGACGGCCATGTCGTTGATGTCGGCGCCGTAGATGCAGTTGGCGACGACTTCACGGATGGCCCGCAGATACAGATCGCGGCGTTGGCTGTTGGCGGGGTCTTCGGCGGTCCACGCCTCAACTACTCGTTCGGCGAGATAGCGTGCCGCGCCGACGAGGAATGCGCCAGAGCCGCAAGCGATGTCGGTAACCTTGAGGCTCAGGATGTCGTCGGAGGACTTGAGTTTCCACTTCGCTTCGTCGGCGGTCCGGTGTGGGCCGGGCCAGTAGCACAGCGGTTGCAGCGCGTGCAGCACGACTTCTTCGGCCAGCGATTTCGGGGTGTAGTGGGCGCCGGCGTTCTTGCGGGAGGGGGTCTCTTTGACTATCAATCCGCCGGCGCGCACAACGAACGGGCGGCCGCGCAGGTCCTGGCGAATCAAACTCAGCCATTTCAGCGCCCGGTCGCGCAAATGGGCGTCGTCGCCGGCGGCCTGAGCGAGAGCGCTGACCGCACCCGGCTCAGGCTTGGTACCAAGGCCTTTCGTGATTGCTGTCGCCGATTGCGGCGTCGCACCGGGCTGGTCGCGCTCGACCCAGGCGCGGATCGCTTCGGCGAGCTTCTTTGGGGTGGCGTAGCCGGCAGCTAGCTCCTCCAGCACCGCGAGCGGGATCTCGGGTTCTTCACCCTTCTTGCCTTGCAAGCCCAGATAGGGTTGGTCGACGGTGACCGCGGTGTAGCCGAGCAAGCCCTCATAGATGTAACCGATCTGCTCAACATCGATGTCGCGGAACGATATTCGGCGTGCCTCGCCGCCCTTGAGGACGGCCTGTTGCACCGAGCGCAGCACATGCAGCATCACCCGATCAGACACCGTCAGCGCGAGAGTGCCGTGTTCGGTAGTCGCGGTCAAGAACGGGAACCGTACGGGGTCAAAGAGAGAGCCCCCGTAGGCCGGCATCCGCATGCCTTCAAATGAGGCGCCCGCATACAGTGCCTGGCTGGTGGCGAGCAGTCGATGCCACATCATCGAGGTGGCATCCAGCGCCTCTTCGCCCTCGGCGGTCTCGCGGCCCTGCAGCCGATCCAGCGAGGCCGAGATGCCGTAGCCCTGTTCGAAAAGTTCTCCCGATGGCAGCAGGCCCCGCTCTTCGGCGAACAGCAAGAACACGATCCGCATCATGATCGTCACCGCGGCCTCGTAGGCTTGGTGAGGGTCGTCTGGCAGCGGGTTGGGTTGTCCCCGATTTTGCGCATCGGCTGCCGATTCAGAAAACGACGCGATGAGCAACTCGACGGCGCGGCGCACCTGGGCGCCGAGCGCCTCGGTGATTTCCTCAGCGGCGGCGACAGATTCGGCGAACAGCACCGGCAGCCGCTCGTTCGGGTCGCCGCCCACGAGGTGTTGGCGGCCGATGACGGTCAGGAACGCGTCGCGGGTGCGGGGCTCTTCGATCCACGTCAGTGCGTCGACAATGCCCGAGGCAGCCATGCTGCCTTCGCGGGCGCACACCAGTCCCCACCAGCGTCCGTCGGTGACGATGCCGACCTCAACGCCGTTGGCGCGCAGCAGCGCCTCCATCCGGTCGACCGGGGTGGCAGCCCAAAGATCGTTAGGTACCTGCCGCAGCGAATCGACCGGGTCGATGACAGAAACGAGGGCTCCGATGCCATCCGGGCCAGTGAGTGCGGCGTTGGCTGTCACCGTCACCGCACGGTTAGGGGATTGGGCCGGCACAGCGGCCACCTCACCCCACGACAGCGACTCTGCCCAGCCAGCCACCTCCCGCAAGATTGCCTCGACCCACTTGTCGCGCGCGATACGGTAGGCGTCCAGCGTCGCCGAATCGTCGGGCATGCGGTCGAGCGACTCCCATGCGGGCTCGAAGTCCTTGCGGGCGTAGACCAATGCTTCCTTGCGGTCGTCGGAAAGACGTGGCATGCCCTGCGGCCACACCCGCTTGAGCGGTGGAATCGCCAGGAACGGGCCCTCGGTGTCGACCAGTTCTAGCCACTGCCGGTGCAGGTCGGCGGCATTAATGATGCTTTGAGGCTTTCGTCGCGCGGGCATCAGCGCAACCCCTCTGCCGCGTCCGTCGGGGTGAGTGCGAACACGACCGCGGCTGCGGTCGTGTGTGGTTTGACGTCTGCGTAGCGGTGCATGATCGCTTGGATTTCGCGGGTCTCTTCATCATCGAGGTCGTCAAGGCGGCGTTGCATGCTCTCGATGTCTCGGCGCCACTGCTTTTGCTGGTCGTCGGCCCACAGCATCGCCTCGGATTCGGCTTCCTTGCTTCGTAACTGAGCCAACGAGTCATGGAGGTTCGCTCGGAACGCGGTGAAGATGTCGCGTGCGCGCTGGGTATCGGTTTGTTGGCGTTTGGCCAGCTGCTCCATCACCAGCTCTTGGCGGCGCGCCGCGCGAGTCTGCATTGACGCCTCCAGCCGGGCGCGCAGCGGCGCGTCAGGAAGGTTCCACAACTCGCACAGCCGATCGCGCAACTGCTTACTAGCCGACTTGAGCCGGTCGTGATCGAGGGCTTGGTCCAGGGCCGCTTCGGCTTTCTCCTCGGCCATCGTCCGGCGGCCTCTCAGCCGGACACCCACTAGAAACACCTCCTCGTGTAGCCGTACGCCTCCGCGCCCGACCAGCACCATGCGGGTCACCGCGGCGACGAACGACTCCGGTAGGTCATCAACCACGACCGCCGTCACCCGGCTGAGCGGGGAGTCCACGCTCCACAGCGAACTGCGCAGCAGCCGCTGTGCCTTCTGGACGATCGGATGACCCAGGTGCACATAGACCAGATCGCTGCGACCTTCTGCCGCGGCCGGGTCAAACGTGATCGGGCGCAGCACACCAGGTTTCAGCCGTGTGTCCAAGCCCTTAAGGGTGTCGTGCCAACCCGGTGTCAGTGTCGGCAGCGCAAACACGTCGGCGTCGGTGCGGTCATCACCAACCGGGATCAGCGGTGGCTGGTGGTTGATCCGCAACGCGGTGTCCACGACTCGGCGCAGGTTTCCCGGTTCCAGATGCATCTGGACACGCGAATCGTCGTAGCCCTGTTCCAGCTGGGTGAGCCGGGCGTTGAGCTCTATCCCTCCGGCGAGCGCGGAGTTGATTACCTCGTTGGCATCGACCCCTTTGGCCTTGCGCGTGGCTGGTTTACGGCCGGTGAAGTGCTGCTGGATCTCCTCGCCGATCACCTGGTTCGCTGAGCCGAGGTCCAGCTCGACTTGAGCGATCTTCTTGGCGACCCGGGCCATGAAATCGACATCTGCACCGTAGGTCGACGACTTTTCGTCCGGGACGAAGTGGAAGACTTCCGGTGTCTCCGTCTGGCCGTAGCGATCGATGCGGCCGATCCGTTGCTCCAGCCGCGACGGGTTGAACGGGATGTCGAAATTCACCAGACGGTGGCAATGGGTCTGGAGGTCGATGCCTTCACCGGCGGCATCGGTGGCCAGCAGCACCCGCACCGGCTCCTGGGCGGGGTCGGCTGTGAACTGAGAGCGGATGTATTCGCGGTCCTCGGTCGGCGTCGAACCTTGGATCACCGCCAGCCGATCTTTGTCGTAGCCGCGTTGTGTCAGTACCCGCTGCAGCCAATCAACGGTGTGGGCGTATTCGGTGAATACGACGACCCGCTCGTTGAGCCAGTGTTTGCGGTCGGGCCGGCAGATCGCGTCGAGGAAGTCGATGAGCTTGTCCAGGCGCGAGTCCGGGCGGCTCTCGTAGCCCAGTCCCCAGTCTCTGAGCTTTTCCAGCTGGCCCGGCGCCGCGGCACTGAGCGGGTCGGAACCCTTCGACTCACGCAGCCGCTCGGACTCGTCTTGCTCCCACAGCCCCTCTTCCTCGTCGGCCTGGCCATCGCCGAAAATGTCGTCATAGTCATCGATCAGGCCGCGGCCCGCCTGGGCGCTGAGGTAGTGGCTCAGCGTCATCCCGAACGCAAACGGGCTGGACAAGAACCGCTTCTTGAGCAGCATCGTCACGATGTCACCACCCGGCTTGGTGCCGTTCTGTTTGGCACTGTTGGTGACGATCTCGTCGAGCAAGTCGAACATCGCCTGCTCGCCGTCGTCGGGATCGAACGACAGAATTTTGACCTGACGGTCCTTGAACCCCTTGGCTTTTAGATCTTTTTTCAGCCGGCGGATCGTGACGTCTTTGAGTGCGACCGAGTCAAGGATTGCGCCGCGGGAGAATCTCCGCGGGTCGATCATCTCCATCAGCGCGGTGAACGATTCCGGATGCCCGTTGTGCGGGGTGGCGCTCAGGAACAGTCGGTGCTCGCATTTGTCCGCGAGCTGGCGGACCGCCTCCGTGCGTTGGGTGTCTACCGCATAGCCGCGGCCGCTGGCTACCGCCGATGGGCTCGATGGCGCAACGTGATGCGCCTCGTCGACGATCAGCACGTCGAATGCGAACCGCTTGGCGGTCTTGGGGTTGGAGGCTTGCGCGTACACGTCACGCAGCATGCGCTGCGCCCGCACCTGGGGCAGCCACGCCATGCTCACGATCACCCGCGGGTACAGCAGAAACGGATTGGCGTGCAGGCCGTGGCTGCGACGCACCTGGGCAATCAGCTCGCTGTTGACGATGGTGAATTGAAGGCCGAACTTGTCACGCATCTCGTCCTGCCACTTCAGCGACAGGCTGGGCGGGCAGACGATCACCGCCGTGCGTGCACGGTGCCTTAGGAAAAGCTCCTGGAGGACCAGACCGGCCTCGATCGTCTTCCCCAAACCCACGTCATCGGCCAGTAGCAGGTTCGCACGCGGGCTGGCCAGGGCGCGGCGTAGGGGTTCAAGCTGGTAGGCCTCCACTGCGACGCCGGACCAGAACGGCGCCTGGTACCGGTTGGGGTCCGCCGACGTCACCGCGCCCCAGCGCATGGCGTCGATAAACCCTGCGAGGGTTTCCGGGTCGTCGAAGGCTTCCGGATGGATCTGCTCTGGGAGGCCCTGCGCCGGCGTGACGGTGTGGCCGACCTCCAGCTCCCAAATGACCGACAGTTGTTCGCCTAGCCGGTCCTCATCGAGGGATTGAAGGTCGACGACGTGGTTTAGCTGGGCTGCGGCCTCGTCTGCTGGGCTGCGGGGCAGGCCTTGGGCCTGGACATTTGCTACTGCCCAGGTGGATCCGCGAACCTCAACAACTTGACCGGGTTCCGGCGGAGAACTAACTACAGACACTCCTATACCACCCCAACTTGCACTGCAGCACCAAGGGACACTATCGCACTGGGTGCCGACGCGGGCCGAGTTGGAGCGTCGCCCCGTCGGTGGAGCGCGCTACAGTCGCTCTATTGGTCGATCCAGTCCAAGATCCGAGGGTGCGTGCTCGCGTGACAGAGGCCAAAACCATCGTGTGCCTGGCGAACTCCCGCAAGATGTCGGGCCGATGCGTCGCGGGAATAGTCGTTGCCCATGACCGTGCGAAGTGGATACGTCCCATCAGCTCGCGTCCCAATCATGAGGTGTCTGAATACGAGCGACAGTACGAAGATGGCTCCGACCCACAGGTGCTCGATATCGTCTCCGTCCCGCTTATCGAGGCCCGGCCGCATAGCTACCAAAGCGAAAATTGGCTACTCGATCCTGAGTATTACTGGAAAAAGACCGGGCGCGCGGAATGGGATCGACTGCTCGCATTCGAGGAGCGGCCCGCGTCTTTGTGGATTAACGGATACAGCACCTACCACGGGGTGAATGATCGTGTGCCCGAGCGACAAGCTCGCACATTGACGCACTCACTCAAACTCATACGAGTAGACCGCGTCACTTTACGCGTGCACTGCCCCGGTGCTGCATTCGGCAATCCAAAACGTGTCGTGCAAGCAGGCTTCGAATACTCTGGTTGCGATTATTCATTGCGAGTAACCGATCCGGTTTATGAACGGAAGTATCTGGCAGAATCAGACGGCAATTATACATTGGGCGAGGCATTCCTGACGATTAGCTTGGGCGAACCGTATGATGGCTATGTTTATAAGTTGGTAGCAGCAATAATCGAACGCGCAACAAGTACCGGAAGCGGCAGGTAATGATGCTAAATAAGGTGCTTACAATCGGCCACTCCACGCACGATATCGCAACATTTTGCAGACTGCTTCGACAGAGCGGTGTCACGGCGGTGGCAGATGTACGATCTGTCCCGGTAAGTCGATTTGCGCCCCATTTCAACCGTGACGCACTGAATCGCAGCTTAGCCGAGGCTGGCATCAAGTATGTCTTTATGGGCAAGCAGCTGGGGGCACGTACGGATGACACTGACTGTTACGTTGACGGGCGGGTCCAATACGACCGCCTCTCGCAAACTCCCGAGTTCAACTGCGGAATAGAACGGCTACTGGATGGGATGCAGAGAGAAGGTATCGCGATTATGTGTGCGGAGCGAGAACCGCTTGATTGCCATCGCACAGTACTAGTTGCCCGTGTGCTTGCGGAGAGGGGTATTAGAATCGACCACATCCACGCCGACGGGCATATCGAAAGCCATGCCATGGCTATGCAACGTCTCATGGCTAAATTTGGGCTAGCCGAGGCAGACCTATTCCATAGTCGTGCCGAGCTCCTCGAAGAGGCTCTAATCCGCCAGGAGCACCGCATCGCATACGTCAACGAGTCGCTGCGTGTCGGCGATGGCGCATATCCAACATGAACATTTATACGATTGGTTTTACCAAGAAATCTGCTGACGGATTTTTCGGGTTGCTGCGCGACTCGGGCGCCTCAACGCTAGTCGATGTTCGACTGAATAATGTTTCACAACTAGCTGGATTCGCAAAGCGCGACGACCTTCGTTACTTCCTGAGGGAAATTTGCGGCATGGCTTATGTTCACCGATCGGACTTAGCACCGACGCAACCAATGCTCGATGCCTATCGGAAGGGCGGCGGCACCTGGGCAGAATACGAACATCAATTTCTACAGCTGATGAAGAGGCGGCGCATTGAGGAGACTGCCTCACGCGAGTTACTCGATAACTCGGTGTTGCTGTGCAGCGAGGATAAGCCGGACTATTGTCACCGTCGGTTGGTCGCAGAGTATCTCGCAAGGCACTGGGAAGGCGTGGACATCAAACATCTGGTCTGAAGCCACTCTTTACACGACATCGCTGGTCCATTCTGGAAGGTGGCCAGCCGCCTGGCGCCTTTGGAGGAGCAGCCACACCTGCGGCGGGCAACCGACCGGGTGACCCGCGGGCTGGAACAGAGGCCAACCGCGGCTGCTTGGGATCAGCCGGTGTAGTCAACCGCGACCTCAAGCGGACCGCAGATCTCACGCATCCTGGTGTCGACAAGCCGGCCGAGGCAGCTGACCAAGACTGCGACCGAGACGCTTTCGACCAAATCTAGGTTGACCGCCGAACGACGCGAGATGGGGTCGAGTCCGGTTCCAGGACAACCTCGCTGGTGAGGCCCCGGACGGTCGTCGTGCATGGAGCGACGAGGGCACATCGCAGCCGGGGACCGCCGCGTCACGGGATAGGACAACCACGCGCGGCGCCGATCTCGGCCAGTTCGCACCACCACACCTCCCCGCGAGCGGGCAGCGCACTTCATGAGGCGCCCGCGGCCCGCCGCCACGAGGCCAGGTGCCCCCACTCGTCCGGCTCCGCAGCTGGGTGCTCGTCATACGCGGCGTAGCTGGCGTCGATCTCTGCAGATCGGTGCCGAGCGAGCAGTGCCGCGAGGGCCTCATCGATTAGGGCGGCGTCAGTGATTCCCGGGCGAACGCTCCGTGCACTGCCGAGGAGTTTGGCGTCCACAGTCGTGCTCAGGCGTATGCGATTCATGCCCCTACCATGCCACTTACCTGTTCGTCGCATTGCGGCTACAACGTCGCCACGGGCAGCGCCACTACAGCCAAGGGTGTCCCGGAAACAGCCTGCGGCGTCGTCGTGGGTCGCTCGGCAATCAAACCAACGGCCCTAAGGCCGAGGCGGCAGCGCCGACAACCACCCATCCGAAAGCAACTCCAACAACTGCCCGTCCGGATCCCGGACCATCGCCATGGCCTCGGTCACCGTCGCGTCGACCACCGCTCCCCCAAACTCGACAACCTTCTCCAGCGCGCCGGCAAGGTCGGATACCGACAACGAAATGTGCGTCAGCCCAATCTGATCCATCACCCGTTCCGAGCCGGCGTGCACCTGCCGCTTCGAATAGTCCATCAGCTCGAGCACAAACCCGTCGCGCACCAGATACGTCGCATGCACCCCCAGCGGCGGCGGCAACTGCACCAGCTGGGCGGTGGGCCCGTCGGGCGGATCAAGCTCCCACCAGAACTGAAACCCGAGCACGTTCTCGTAGAACCGCCGCGACCGCGCGCCATCGGCGACGCACAAGCCGACATGGTTGAAGGTCGTCCGGTGACTACTCATCGCGGCCTTTCTCGCCAGAACCCATAAGCGTAATAATGCAAAGACAGCATAAATAGCCGAGCTCCCGTCGCGGTGGAGGCCCCAAGCAGATGACGACCCGTCCCGACGTCACCGACGACGCCGTCGTCGACTTCGACCACCACTCCGACGACTTCAACGACAACCAGCGCGCCATCAACGCCGAGCTCCGACAGAAATGCCCGGTCGCCTGGAACACCAACTACGACGGCTTTTGGTACCTCAGCAGCTACGCCGCGGTGAGCAACGCCGCCCGCGACGACGACACCTTCTCCCACCGCTACGAACCCCACGCGGCCAACGGCGTCGACTACCAGGGCGAGATGGGCGTCCCGCGTCCCGAAGGCCAACCGGCCCTAGGCATCGGCGAGGTCGACGGCGACTACCACCTGGCCCTGCGCCACGCGCTGGCCCCGTTCTTCTCCCCGGGCGCCGTCGACAAGCTCAAGCCGTTCATGGAAGACAAGGCCCACGAGTTCCTCGACCAGAAAATCACCACCGGGCAAATGGACCTGGTGCTCGACTACGCGAGCCCGGTGCCGGCCATCCTCACCATGAAGCTGATGGGCCTGCCGTATGACAACTGGCAGCTCTACGCCAACCTCTTTCACTCCGTCATGGCCGTCCCGCAAGACAGCCCCGAATACCTCGCCGCCATCTCCCAGGTCCCGGCCATGATGCAAGAGGTCATCGATTTCGCCACCGAACGACGCGGCAACCCGACCGACGACCTGACCAGCTTCCTCATCCAGTTCGAATTCGACGGGCAGCGCCTCACCGACGACCAGCTGCTCAACATCGTCTGGAACCTCATCGGCGGCGGCGTGGACACCACCACCTCGCAGACCGCGCTGACCCTGCTGCACCTGGGCACCCACCCGCCGCTGCGCCAACAACTCATCGACCACCCCGAGCTGTACCGCACCGCCACCGACGAATTCCTGCGCTACTTCTCTGTGAACCAGCAACTGAGCCGCACCGTCACCCGGGACGTCGAGCTCAACGGCCAACACTTGCGCAAGAACGACCGCGCCATCATCAGCTGGCTGGCCGCCAACCACGACGAGAACGAGTTCGACCGCGCCGACGAAGTCATCCTGGACCGCTCCCCCAACCGCCACCTCGCGTTCGGGCTGGGCCCGCACCGCTGCATCGGCTCGCACCTGGCGCGGCTGATGTCGGAGGTGATGGTCCGCGCGGTGCTCGACCGCATCCCCGACTACCGGGTCGACCTCGACGGCGTCCACCGCTACCGCGGCAACCCGGCCATGACCGGGCTGGGCACGCTGCCGGTCACCTTCACGCCCGGAACCAAGCGCGGCTAGCAGCCAGACATCGAGCACCGCGCCGACCCACGACCAGATACATCGGAATATTCGAGGCGACCAGGATCACTGCGCGGCTTCCGGCAATGCTTTGGCTCCGTGGTCGATCTCCTTGAGCGTCTGCTCGATGTCGGCGGTCGGGAACGTGTGACATGCTGCGGCGCGAACGGCGCGCAGCTTGGTATCGAGATCACCGGCCGGCTCGCGCTCCCGCGCCTCACGCAGCGCGCGACGAACCCACTCCGAGACCGTCGTGCGATGCCGGCGCGCAATCGCCTGGAGCTGCTCCCACTCCTCCGCATCGAGGAGAACCTGGAGTCGCTTACTCATGCCATGAAGATAAACAGCTCATCTGGGGCCACCCTGCGGGTGTGCATGCACGCAAGCACCAAGCTAGCATTTTGCTAGCATGGCGGCTGTGAAGACATTGCACTTGCGCAACGTGCCCGACGAGGTGGTGGAGCGGCTGGAACGCTTGGCCCGCCAGCAAAAGATGTCGGTGACTGCGGCGGCGATCCGTGAGTTGGACGCCTCTACCAGGCGGGTCGACAACGCGGCGCTGATGGCGTCGTGGCCGGACCTGCCGATCGACCCCGCGGAGATCGTGGCCGATATCGAGGCCGATCGGCGGTGATTGTCGTGGACGCGTCGGCTGCGGTGGCCGCCGTGCTGCACAACGGGGCGGCCCGCGCAGCCCTGGCGTCGGACGCGTTGCACGCCCCACACTTGATCGACGCCGAGGTGACCAACGCACTGCGGCGTCGCGTGCTGGCCGGCGCCTTGGACGACGACGAGGGCTTCCGCGCGGTCGCGCGATGGCGGAGCTTGGCGGTAACGCGTTACGTCATTGCCCCCCTGTTGGAGCGCGTGTGGGAATTGCGCCGCAACATGACCGCCTATGACGCGACCTATATCGCGTTGGCCGAACACCTGGGGTGCGCGGTGGTGACGCTCGACGGGCCGTTGAGCCGCGCGCATGGCCCCCGCTGCCCACTGACGATCCTGCCTTCGTAGGACGATGGCTACGGGCGTGGCGACAGGTCATCGACGCGTTGTCGCTCGAAGGTGGACAAAAAGCACATGCCAGCTCCGCTGTGACTCTTGTGACAAACCGGCTTAACTGGGCGCCCAACGAAAGGCCTTGCAACTAAAGGCGATCAAACGACGACCCAGTGTGGCACTGGCGCGCGTCGCAGTGGTGGGAGAAGATGCGGGAGTGGAACCCATCGACGCGGTGGCGGTCGCCTGGCTGCCGGCCGGCGACTACGAGCAGGTGGTCAGGATCTGGCCGGAACTGGCAGCCAGCGATGTGGTGGCCGGCCCCGATGGACCGCTGCCGCATGATCAGTACTGCCGCGCGATGCAACAACAGTTCCGCGAGTTGTCGGGAGCCGGCGTGCCCGTGCTTCTCGTCGCGCCGGTGCGGGTGGCACCGTTTACCGCGTGGTGCGCCGAACGAGGAGCGCCACCCGATGACGCGGAATCCCGTGCCACCTATGCCGCGTACATGACGACGCAAGCCGACCCGGATCTGGTCGTCTGGCCGCCGGGTCGCAACGAACCGTGTTGGTGCGGGTCGGGGCGCAAGTACAAGAAGTGTTGCGCCGCAACGTCGCTCATTGACGCAGAACAGTGAAGACCACACGCCTGCGGGTGGTGCTGCGCGATGTCGAGCCAGCGGTTGTTCGGGTGATCGACGTGCCCGCGTCGGCGACGCTGCCGGAGCTGCACGCGGTGCTGCAGGTCGCGATCGGGTGGACCGACTCGCATCTGCACCAATTCGTCACGCCGACAGCGACCTACGGGA is from Mycobacterium conspicuum and encodes:
- a CDS encoding dual OB domain-containing protein; translated protein: MCLANSRKMSGRCVAGIVVAHDRAKWIRPISSRPNHEVSEYERQYEDGSDPQVLDIVSVPLIEARPHSYQSENWLLDPEYYWKKTGRAEWDRLLAFEERPASLWINGYSTYHGVNDRVPERQARTLTHSLKLIRVDRVTLRVHCPGAAFGNPKRVVQAGFEYSGCDYSLRVTDPVYERKYLAESDGNYTLGEAFLTISLGEPYDGYVYKLVAAIIERATSTGSGR
- a CDS encoding DUF488 domain-containing protein; the protein is MLNKVLTIGHSTHDIATFCRLLRQSGVTAVADVRSVPVSRFAPHFNRDALNRSLAEAGIKYVFMGKQLGARTDDTDCYVDGRVQYDRLSQTPEFNCGIERLLDGMQREGIAIMCAEREPLDCHRTVLVARVLAERGIRIDHIHADGHIESHAMAMQRLMAKFGLAEADLFHSRAELLEEALIRQEHRIAYVNESLRVGDGAYPT
- a CDS encoding DUF488 domain-containing protein produces the protein MNIYTIGFTKKSADGFFGLLRDSGASTLVDVRLNNVSQLAGFAKRDDLRYFLREICGMAYVHRSDLAPTQPMLDAYRKGGGTWAEYEHQFLQLMKRRRIEETASRELLDNSVLLCSEDKPDYCHRRLVAEYLARHWEGVDIKHLV
- a CDS encoding VOC family protein, yielding MSSHRTTFNHVGLCVADGARSRRFYENVLGFQFWWELDPPDGPTAQLVQLPPPLGVHATYLVRDGFVLELMDYSKRQVHAGSERVMDQIGLTHISLSVSDLAGALEKVVEFGGAVVDATVTEAMAMVRDPDGQLLELLSDGWLSALPPRP
- a CDS encoding cytochrome P450, whose amino-acid sequence is MTTRPDVTDDAVVDFDHHSDDFNDNQRAINAELRQKCPVAWNTNYDGFWYLSSYAAVSNAARDDDTFSHRYEPHAANGVDYQGEMGVPRPEGQPALGIGEVDGDYHLALRHALAPFFSPGAVDKLKPFMEDKAHEFLDQKITTGQMDLVLDYASPVPAILTMKLMGLPYDNWQLYANLFHSVMAVPQDSPEYLAAISQVPAMMQEVIDFATERRGNPTDDLTSFLIQFEFDGQRLTDDQLLNIVWNLIGGGVDTTTSQTALTLLHLGTHPPLRQQLIDHPELYRTATDEFLRYFSVNQQLSRTVTRDVELNGQHLRKNDRAIISWLAANHDENEFDRADEVILDRSPNRHLAFGLGPHRCIGSHLARLMSEVMVRAVLDRIPDYRVDLDGVHRYRGNPAMTGLGTLPVTFTPGTKRG
- a CDS encoding ribbon-helix-helix protein, CopG family — its product is MSKRLQVLLDAEEWEQLQAIARRHRTTVSEWVRRALREAREREPAGDLDTKLRAVRAAACHTFPTADIEQTLKEIDHGAKALPEAAQ
- a CDS encoding antitoxin, producing the protein MKTLHLRNVPDEVVERLERLARQQKMSVTAAAIRELDASTRRVDNAALMASWPDLPIDPAEIVADIEADRR
- a CDS encoding type II toxin-antitoxin system VapC family toxin, whose translation is MDASAAVAAVLHNGAARAALASDALHAPHLIDAEVTNALRRRVLAGALDDDEGFRAVARWRSLAVTRYVIAPLLERVWELRRNMTAYDATYIALAEHLGCAVVTLDGPLSRAHGPRCPLTILPS